Proteins found in one Campylobacter canadensis genomic segment:
- a CDS encoding FAD-dependent oxidoreductase, which yields MEETDVIVVGGGISGLTCAYVLAQEGLSVVLLERADIASKNVSGGRLYAHTLRDIKGLEDFDSACERVITCEKLGFLDDKNALSIESRKSIDEDKFANSYSIIQSKFLNYLANKCEDLGVMIASNVLVDTLLIENEKKEILLSRDLNRTLNANEKVVGIKSGEDEMMAKMVVLAEGVNSLLAQSINLNASSDKDCGFVGKNYALGIKEVIELNVNERFALSNNEGLAALFAGSASDYQMGGGFLYTNENSISLGCVIGLGTDFNKASYEVFEQFKKHPMISALIKDAKSVEYSAHLVPEGGYNALSDLGANGVLVVGDAAGFCINLGYTVRGMDLCIMSAKCAARAIAKAFKQNSNALNEYKNELFKQDAFLDMKDFASFGEFLEHNPRIFNEYPKALNELFIDIFKVDGKTLRMKNKIMKFVKKIGFMNLLKDVYKGGKSL from the coding sequence ATGGAAGAAACTGATGTAATTGTCGTTGGTGGTGGTATTAGTGGGCTTACTTGTGCTTATGTTTTAGCGCAAGAAGGCTTAAGTGTGGTTTTGCTTGAAAGAGCAGATATTGCAAGTAAAAATGTATCGGGCGGAAGACTTTATGCACACACTTTAAGAGATATTAAAGGTTTGGAAGATTTTGATAGTGCTTGTGAAAGAGTGATTACTTGTGAAAAACTAGGTTTTTTAGATGATAAAAACGCTTTAAGCATTGAAAGTCGTAAAAGTATTGATGAGGATAAATTTGCAAATTCTTATAGTATTATCCAAAGTAAATTTTTAAATTATCTTGCAAATAAATGTGAAGATTTAGGCGTCATGATAGCTAGTAATGTTTTAGTAGATACGCTTTTAATTGAAAATGAAAAGAAAGAAATTCTTTTATCTAGAGATTTAAATAGAACTTTAAATGCAAATGAAAAAGTAGTGGGTATAAAATCAGGTGAAGATGAAATGATGGCTAAAATGGTTGTTTTAGCAGAAGGTGTAAATTCTCTTTTAGCACAAAGTATCAATTTAAATGCAAGTAGTGATAAAGATTGCGGTTTTGTTGGAAAAAATTATGCTTTAGGGATTAAAGAAGTTATAGAGCTTAATGTAAATGAGCGTTTTGCACTTTCTAACAATGAAGGTTTAGCTGCTTTGTTTGCTGGGAGTGCGAGTGATTATCAAATGGGCGGAGGATTTTTATATACAAATGAAAATTCTATTAGCTTAGGTTGTGTTATAGGTTTAGGAACGGATTTTAATAAAGCAAGTTATGAAGTGTTTGAGCAATTTAAAAAACATCCTATGATTAGCGCTTTAATCAAAGATGCAAAAAGCGTAGAATATAGTGCGCACTTGGTTCCTGAAGGCGGATACAATGCTTTGAGTGATTTAGGAGCTAATGGTGTGCTTGTTGTAGGAGATGCGGCTGGATTTTGCATTAATTTAGGCTATACGGTAAGGGGAATGGATCTTTGTATTATGAGTGCAAAATGTGCAGCAAGAGCTATTGCTAAAGCATTTAAGCAAAATTCCAATGCTTTAAATGAGTACAAAAATGAACTTTTTAAACAGGACGCTTTTTTGGATATGAAAGATTTTGCTTCATTTGGAGAATTTTTAGAGCATAATCCTAGAATTTTTAACGAATATCCAAAAGCTTTAAATGAATTATTTATTGATATTTTTAAAGTAGATGGAAAAACTTTGCGTATGAAAAATAAAATAATGAAATTTGTAAAAAAAATCGGCTTTATGAATTTATTAAAAGATGTTTATAAAGGAGGAAAAAGCTTATGA